From the Prunus dulcis chromosome 4, ALMONDv2, whole genome shotgun sequence genome, one window contains:
- the LOC117625078 gene encoding tRNA (guanine(9)-N1)-methyltransferase, whose amino-acid sequence MEGRDNEEKGPEAEEGRNYCGRLSKSAQKKLLKQQKWEAKKAEKKALEKEQKKREGERKRKEWEERLASVSEEERGKLIESRKSLRKERMEQRSEERERNTERLSRAKECGQKIVIDLEFSHLMTPAEINSLVQQIMYCYAVNKRCREPGHLWLTGCKGEMGTQLKRLPGFDNWIIEKEDRSYMEALEDEKQNLVYLTADSENVVDDLDSSKIYIVGGLVDRNRWKGITMKKAEEQGIQTAKLPIANYLNMSSSQVLTVNQVIEILLKFLETKNWKDSFFQVIPQRKRCQADSEQSQQVKGGENGIDSEEKNDQFESKKQCAQDSTSQAPSHD is encoded by the exons ATGGAGGGCAGAGATAATGAGGAAAAAGGGCCCGAAGCGGAAGAAGGTAGGAACTACTGCGGAAGACTGTCGAAGAGCGCACAGAAGAAGCTGTTAAAGCAGCAGAAATGGGAAGCGAAGAAGGCAGAAAAGAAAGCTCTGGAAAAAGAgcagaagaagagagagggggagCGGAAGCGGAAGGAATGGGAGGAGAGATTGGCGAGCGTTAGCGAAGAGGAGAGGGGGAAGCTGATAGAGTCGAGGAAGAGTTTAAGGAAGGAGAGGATGGAGCAGAGGTCAGAGGAGCGAGAGAGAAACACAGAGAGACTGAGCAGAGCCAAAGAGTGCGGACAGAAGATTGTGATCGATCTCGAATTCTCTCACCTCATGACCCCAGCCGAGATCAACAGCCTCGTTCAACAG ATTATGTATTGTTACGCGGTGAATAAAAGATGCAGGGAGCCGGGTCATCTATGGTTGACGGGGTGCAAGGGAGAGATGGGTACGCAACTGAAGAGGCTCCCGGGGTTTGATAATTGGATTatagagaaggaagatcgatCGTACATGGAAGCTTTGGAGGATGAAAAGCAAAATCTGGTATATCTGACAGCTGATTCAGAAAATGTGGTTGATGATCTTGATTCAAGCAAGATATACATTGTTGGGGGGCTGGTGGATCGGAATCGGTGGAAAGGGATCACCATGAAGAAAGCAGAGGAGCAGGGCATTCAAACGGCAAAGCTTCCCATAGCTAACTACTTAAACATGTCCTCTTCCCAG GTGCTGACTGTGAATCAAGTGATAGAGATTCTGCTCAAGTTTTTGGAAACAAAGAATTGGAAGGACTCTTTCTTCCAAGTGATTcctcaaagaaaaagatgcCAAGCGGATTCAGAGCAATCTCAACAAGTGAAAGGGGGAGAAAATGGAATTGACAGTGAAGAGAAAAATGATCAATTTGAAAGCAAAAAACAGTGTGCTCAAGACTCAACAAGTCAAGCCCCTTCCCATGATTAA
- the LOC117624095 gene encoding autophagy-related protein 8C-like, which translates to MLLQVATFLALKSRKIRQKKKKGKKHGPVTLLDPWNRRKFPMAEIERPEIFGMSKRMTGDLIKRFKDRTCLEAGELREKRPNYVPLMISLHQICLLPVQLVDILRSNLSFYADSMSMIELSIKKPIFVFFKNTEPPTGALMGAIDEENKGEDGFLHIPYSGEEKLCGSNEGQECP; encoded by the exons ATGCTGCTGCAAGTAGCGACATTCCTGGCATTGAAGAGCAGAA AAATTcgtcagaaaaaaaaaaaaggaaaaaagcatGGCCCCGTTACTCTTTTAGACCCATGGAATAGGAGAAAATTCCCAATG GCTGAGATTGAGAGGCCTGAAATTTTTGGCATGAGCAAGAGGATGACGGG GGATTTAATAAAGAGATTCAAAGACCGTACTTGTTTAGAAGCTGGGGAGTTGAGGGAGAAGCGTCCAAATTATGTACCACTAATGATTTCACTGCATCAGATATGCTTACTTCCTGTGCAATTGGTGGATATACTCCGTTCTAATTTGAGCTTTTATGCGG ATTCCATGTCCATG ATCGAGCTTAGCATAAAGAAGCCTATATTTGTGTTTTTCAAGAACACTGAACCCCCAACTG GTGCCTTGATGGGTGCAATTGATGAGGAAAATAAAGGTGAAGATGGATTTCTTCACATACCCTACAGTGGAGAAGAAAAACTGTGTGGATCCAATGAAGGGCAAGAATGCCCTTAA
- the LOC117625080 gene encoding nuclear transcription factor Y subunit B-3, with protein sequence MERGGGGFHGYQKTSSGLKLSEINMRVAGMNQFSMQQGGKSTSSSTTNININNVVSNNNNVVNHPTSSNGTTTTTDDNECVVREQDRFMPIANVIRIMRKILPPHAKISDDAKETIQECVSEYISFITGEANERCQREQRKTITAEDVLWAMSKLGFDDYIEPLTLYLHRYREMEGERGSGSSTTSVMRSDTSVKGAASSSSRAIDHHQYYAAAAAAAAFHHHHGHAFFGYLKSSDASTSTNNNINAAAAAAAAVAVAALPNGDQHQPHANDRV encoded by the exons ATGGaacgaggaggaggaggtttCCATGGCTACCAAAAGACTAGCTCCG GGTTGAAACTGTCAGAGATCAACATGAGGGTGGCAGGGATGAATCAATTCAGCATGCAGCAGGGGGGAAAGAGTACTAGCTCCTCTACCACcaatatcaatatcaataatgttgttagcaacaacaacaacgtCGTTAACCACCCCACCAGTAGTAATGgtactactactactactgATGATAACGAATGCGTGGTGAGAGAGCAAGACCGCTTCATGCCAATAGCCAATGTGATCAGAATCATGCGCAAGATCCTTCCCCCGCATGCCAAGATCTCAGACGACGCCAAGGAAACCATCCAGGAGTGTGTCTCCGAGTACATCAGCTTCATCACTGGGGAGGCCAACGAGCGTTGCCAGCGCGAGCAGCGCAAGACCATCACTGCTGAAGACGTCCTCTGGGCCATGAGCAAGCTCGGCTTCGACGACTACATTGAGCCCCTCACCCTCTATCTCCACCGCTACCGCGAGATGGAGGGGGAGCGTGGCTCTGgctcctccaccacctccgTCATGAGAAGCGATACCTCAGTGAAGGGTGCTGCTAGCAGCAGTAGCAGGGCAATAGATCACCACCAGTActatgctgctgctgctgcggcGGCTGCTTTTCATCATCACCATGGCCATGCCTTTTTTGGATACTTAAAGTCATCCGAtgcctccacctccaccaataataatatcaatgctgctgctgctgctgctgctgctgtcgCCGTGGCCGCTCTGCCAAATGGTGATCAGCACCAGCCACATGCAAATGATCGAGTTTAA
- the LOC117625083 gene encoding uncharacterized protein LOC117625083: protein MHAWILSQRLYLYPERHHEHYIYHTIPHRPPSPPPPPPSPFPLIDIVLQEVWWLCEGVLCCCQHITHLRKMDQGTATVLLFLVVVAIIFFLPLAMGPVHPPSFPVLLIFPVVLGAIWAFLNHATK, encoded by the coding sequence atgcatgcatggatCCTTTCCCAACGGTTGTACCTCTACCCAGAGAGACACCATGAGCATTATATATACCATACGATACCCCATagaccaccatcaccaccaccaccaccaccatcaccatttCCATTGATTGATATTGTTTTGCAAGAAGTTTGGTGGTTGTGCGAGGGTGTGCTTTGTTGTTGCCAACACATAACACATTTGAGGAAGATGGATCAAGGCACTGCTACAGTTTTGCTGTTTTTGGTGGTGGttgccatcatcttctttctgCCTTTGGCGATGGGTCCTGTTCATCCGCCCTCCTTTCCTGTGCTCCTGATCTTCCCTGTTGTTCTAGGAGCAATCTGGGCATTCCTTAATCATGCAACCAAGTGA
- the LOC117625077 gene encoding trihelix transcription factor GTL1 codes for MEALTADRHIPNPAAFPEQIAPFPESTDHHLLFANPTAVVHSPPQKLRPIRCSSGRCPAIELPDSAGNLGDGGPAHVGSGTWGDEGENESSSSPGDDGDEYLKTEGTERMKRKRKRRSRTGGRFERVEIFLESLIMKVMEKQEQMHKQLIEMIEKREKERIAREEAWKQQELDRMKRDEEIRAQETSRSLTLISFIQNFLGHEIQVPKPPAPISVVPNYDHRCMDENGVADNGIQRDMMVMIKCDQTNRRWPEAEVQSLITLRAALEHKFCIAGNSKGPIWEEISLGMCDMGYNRSARKCKEKWENINKYFKRSMGTDKKRSANAKTCPYFQELELLHKSGLVSSEDGFKCTSNLNEAKIEKQDNSEKGVTE; via the exons ATGGAGGCGTTGACCGCCGACCGGCACATACCAAACCCAGCCGCCTTTCCAGAGCAGATAGCCCCATTCCCTGAGAGCACAGACCACCACCTTCTCTTCGCCAATCCAACGGCTGTGGTTCACTCGCCGCCCCAGAAGCTCCGTCCTATCAGGTGCAGCAGCGGCAGGTGTCCTGCAATCGAGCTCCCGGACAGCGCAGGAAACCTAGGTGATGGGGGTCCAGCACATGTCGGGTCGGGTACGTGGGGAGACGAAGGGGAGAACGAGTCCAG TTCGTCACCAggtgatgatggtgatgagtATTTAAAAACAGAAGGTACAGAACGCATGAAGcggaagagaaagagaagatcGAGGACGGGAGGAAGGTTTGAAAGGGTTGAGATTTTTCTGGAAAGTCTGATAATGAAAGTGATGGAGAAGCAAGAGCAGATGCATAAGCAGTTGATAGAAATGATAGAAAAGagggagaaagaaagaatagcAAGAGAAGAAGCCTGGAAGCAGCAGGAGTTAGACAGAATGAAAAGGGATGAGGAGATAAGAGCCCAAGAGACATCTCGTAGCCTTACACTCATTTCCTTTATCCAGAATTTTTTGGGCCATGAAATTCAAGTCCCCAAACCACCAGCACCAATATCAGTAGTACCTAATTATGATCATCGATGCATGGACGAAAATGGGGTTGCAGACAATGGCATTCAGAGAGACATGATGGTGATGATCAAGTGTGATCAAACTAATAGAAGATGGCCAGAAGCTGAAGTGCAATCCCTGATAACGCTGCGGGCTGCTTTGGAACACAAGTTTTGCATTGCGGGTAATTCCAAAGGACCCATATGGGAGGAGATATCTCTTGGTATGTGTGATATGGGCTACAACCGCTCAGCAAGGAAGTGTAAAGAGAAATGGGAAAACATCAACAAGTATTTCAAGAGGTCCATGGGAACTGACAAGAAGCGTTCTGCAAATGCTAAGACTTGCCCATATTTTCAGGAATTAGAGTTGCTCCATAAAAGTGGACTTGTAAGTTCAGAGGATGGTTTTAAATGCACAAGCAACCTGAACGAGGCTAAGATTGAAAAACAGGACAACAGTGAAAAAGGAGTAACAGAGTGA
- the LOC117624096 gene encoding nudix hydrolase 2-like, giving the protein MAAKAESREREVKLLSARNDQYGGVIVDINGDEHRPCYLFIISDLLNCALEGAVQGKKGVWIKLPIERVNLVEAAVKVKLLLISSSIYAFVIILLLAQKGFWYHHAEPNYLMLMYWIPQSAHTLPANATHRVGIGAFLINHNRESGQYRGTGVWKLPTGVVDEGEDIFAAAVREVKEETGIDSEFVEVLAFRQSHKSFFQKSDLFFVCMLRPLSFDIQKQEHEIEAAKWMPFEEYAAQPFVQKYELLRCIHDICKAKMDGKYTGFSPVPSTSYTVQKSYLYLNTSTAPRRESKL; this is encoded by the exons ATGGCTGCCAAAGCTGAGAGTAGGGAAAGGGAGGTAAAGCTACTGAGTGCGAGAAATGACCAGTATGGAGGTGTGATCGTAGACATCAATGGAGATGAGCATAGACCCTGCTACCTTTTTATTATCTCTGACCTCCTCAATTGCGCATTGGAAGGTGCAg TGCAGGGAAAGAAGGGTGTTTGGATCAAATTGCCTATAGAGCGAGTCAATCTTGTAGAAGCTGCAGTGAAGGTCAAGCTCCTCCTAATCTCTTCGAGTATTTATGCTTTTgttattattcttcttcttgctcaa AAAGGATTCTGGTACCACCATGCGGAGCCTAATTATTTGATGCTCATGTATTGGATTCCTCAATCCGCTCATACTCTTCCTGCAAATGCCACGCACCGAGTGGGTATTGGTGCATTTCTCATCAATCATAACAGAGAG TCCGGACAGTATCGAGGGACGGGTGTGTGGAAGCTCCCTACTGGAGTTGTTGATgag GGAGAAGATATCTTTGCAGCTGCTGTTAGAGAAGTCAAAGAAGAAACAGGG ATTGACTCAGAGTTTGTGGAAGTTCTAGCATTCAG ACAAAGTCACAAGTCCTTCTTTCAGAAGtcagatttattttttgtgtgcaTGTTACGACCCCTCTCCTTTGACATCCAGAAGCAGGAACACGAGATAGAAGCAGCCAAG TGGATGCCATTTGAGGAATATGCAGCTCAACCATTTGTCCAGAAATACGAGCTTCTGAGGTGCATCCACGACATATGCAAAGCAAAGATGGATGGGAAGTATACTGGATTTTCTCCAGTGCCCTCTACAAGTTATACTGTTCAGAAGAGCTACTTGTACTTGAATACTAGCACGGCACCCAGGAGAGAGAGTAAACTCTGA